Proteins encoded together in one Canis aureus isolate CA01 chromosome 21, VMU_Caureus_v.1.0, whole genome shotgun sequence window:
- the INS gene encoding insulin, with the protein MALWMRLLPLLALLALWAPAPTQAFVNQHLCGSHLVEALYLVCGERGFFYTPKARREVEDLQVRDVELAGAPGEGGLQPLALEGALQKRGIVEQCCTSICSLYQLENYCN; encoded by the exons ATGGCCCTCTGGATGcgcctcctgcccctgctggcCCTGCTGGCCCTCTGGGCGCCCGCGCCCACCCAAGCCTTCGTTAACCAGCACCTGTGTGGCTCCCACCTGGTAGAGGCTCTGTACCTGGTGTGCGGGGAGCGCGGCTTCTTCTACACGCCTAAGGCCCGCCGGGAGGTGGAGGACCTGCAGG TGAGGGACGTGGAGCTGGCCGGGGCGCCTGGCGAGGGCGGCCTGCAGCCCCTGGCCCTGGAGGGGGCCCTGCAGAAGCGAGGCATCGTGGAGCAGTGCTGCACCAGCATCTGCTCCCTCTACCAGCTGGAGAATTACTGCAACTAG
- the IGF2 gene encoding insulin-like growth factor 2 isoform X1 translates to MPMGVPMGKSMLVLLTFLALASCCFAAYRPSETLCGGELVDTLQFVCGDRGFYFRLPGRPASRVTRRSSRGIVEECCFRSCDLALLETYCATPAKSERDVSTPPTVLPDNFPRYPVGKFFQYDTWKQSAQRLRRGLPALLRARRGRMLAKELEAFREAKRHRPLIALPTHDPATHGGASPEASGNQK, encoded by the exons ATGCCGATGGGGGTCCCGATGGGGAAGTCGATGCTGGTGCTGCTGACCTTCTTGGCCTTGGCCTCGTGCTGCTTTGCTGCTTACCGCCCCAGTGAGACTCTGTGCGGCGGGGAGCTGGTGGACACCCTCCAGTTTGTCTGTGGGGACCGCGGCTTCTACTTCA GACTTCCAGGCAGGCCGGCGAGCCGCGTGACCCGCCGCAGCAGCCGTGGCATCGTGGAAGAGTGCTGTTTCCGTAGCTGCGACCTGGCCCTTCTGGAGACCTACTGTGCCACCCCCGCCAAGTCCGAGAGGGACGTGTCGACCCCTCCGACCGTGCTTCCG GACAACTTCCCCAGATACCCCGTGGGCAAGTTCTTCCAATACGACACCTGGAAGCAGTCCGCCCAACGCCTGCGCAGAGGTCTGCCTGCCCTCCTGCGCGCCCGGCGGGGTCGCATGCTCGCCAAGGAGCTCGAGGCGTTCAGAGAGGCCAAGCGTCACCGTCCGCTGATCGCCCTGCCCACCCACGACCCCGCCACCCACGGGGGCGCCTCTCCAGAGGCATCCGGCAATCAGAAGTGA
- the IGF2 gene encoding insulin-like growth factor 2 isoform X2 gives MPMGVPMGKSMLVLLTFLALASCCFAAYRPSETLCGGELVDTLQFVCGDRGFYFSRPASRVTRRSSRGIVEECCFRSCDLALLETYCATPAKSERDVSTPPTVLPDNFPRYPVGKFFQYDTWKQSAQRLRRGLPALLRARRGRMLAKELEAFREAKRHRPLIALPTHDPATHGGASPEASGNQK, from the exons ATGCCGATGGGGGTCCCGATGGGGAAGTCGATGCTGGTGCTGCTGACCTTCTTGGCCTTGGCCTCGTGCTGCTTTGCTGCTTACCGCCCCAGTGAGACTCTGTGCGGCGGGGAGCTGGTGGACACCCTCCAGTTTGTCTGTGGGGACCGCGGCTTCTACTTCA GCAGGCCGGCGAGCCGCGTGACCCGCCGCAGCAGCCGTGGCATCGTGGAAGAGTGCTGTTTCCGTAGCTGCGACCTGGCCCTTCTGGAGACCTACTGTGCCACCCCCGCCAAGTCCGAGAGGGACGTGTCGACCCCTCCGACCGTGCTTCCG GACAACTTCCCCAGATACCCCGTGGGCAAGTTCTTCCAATACGACACCTGGAAGCAGTCCGCCCAACGCCTGCGCAGAGGTCTGCCTGCCCTCCTGCGCGCCCGGCGGGGTCGCATGCTCGCCAAGGAGCTCGAGGCGTTCAGAGAGGCCAAGCGTCACCGTCCGCTGATCGCCCTGCCCACCCACGACCCCGCCACCCACGGGGGCGCCTCTCCAGAGGCATCCGGCAATCAGAAGTGA